A DNA window from Daucus carota subsp. sativus chromosome 3, DH1 v3.0, whole genome shotgun sequence contains the following coding sequences:
- the LOC108215388 gene encoding uncharacterized protein LOC108215388: MPKRKHILVCRSGAKLMMSEDGSLAYMGGDAYAIGVNENTRFDELKSEMADMWKFDPGSIALKYLLPNTSNNLVTIASDKDIRNMLEFYEDSTTVDVYVFTNSNNGPSDVLTIPGIRSKGTTVETVIPRSDVLSCPERVIGVDQVPHSIVLSHPERVSGADQVPRSDVLPRPERVIGVDQVSRSIVLPCPERVSGVDQVPPSDVLSRPERVNGADQVPRSDVLSRPERVNGADQVPRSDVLSLPERVNGVGPVLHSDVLSRPGCEPLNELAVYSESEMLKNSKESERFRLAKFWENSLTGVEQQFSSVNDFRDALRKYSVARGFSCIKTENNSKQFSAKCKGEGCPWEICASKLATSKQFVVRKLNDTHTCGAKKVSSK, encoded by the exons ATGCCGAAAAGAAAGCATATACTTGTGTGTCGGTCTGGTGCTAAGCTTATGATGTCCGAGGATGGTTCATTGGCATACATGGGTGGGGATGCTTATGCAATCGGTGTTAATGAAAACACTCGTTTTGACGAATTGAAGTCCGAGATGGCAGATATGTGGAAATTTGATCCTGGTTCTATTGCTCTCAAGTATTTGCTGCCTAATACAAGTAATAACCTTGTGACAATTGCAAGTGACAAAGACATACGGAACATGCTTGAATTCTATGAGGATTCTACAACGGTGGATGTTTATGTATTCACCAATTCAAATAATGGCCCTAGTGATGTGTTAACTATTCCCGGCATAAG ATCCAAGGGTACAACTGTGGAGACTGTCATTCCCCGTAGTGATGTTCTGTCTTGTCCTGAACGGGTCATTGGTGTTGATCAAGTTCCCCATAGTATTGTACTGTCTCATCCTGAACGGGTCAGTGGAGCTGATCAAGTTCCCCGTAGTGATGTACTGCCTCGTCCTGAGAGGGTCATTGGTGTTGATCAAGTTTCTCGTAGTATAGTACTGCCTTGTCCTGAAAGGGTCAGTGGAGTGGATCAAGTTCCCCCTAGTGATGTACTGTCTCGTCCTGAGCGGGTGAATGGTGCTGATCAAGTTCCCCGTAGTGATGTACTGTCTCGTCCTGAACGGGTGAATGGTGCTGATCAAGTTCCCCGTAGTGATGTACTGTCTCTTCCTGAACGGGTGAATGGTGTTGGTCCAGTTCTCCATAGTGATGTATTGTCTCGTCCAGGATGTGAACCTCTGAATGAGTTAGCTGTTTATTCAGAGTCGGAGATGCTGAAAAATTCCAAGGAGAGCGAGCGGTTCAGACTTGCCAAATTCTGGGAGAATAGCCTTACGGGGGTCGAGCAACAATTTAGTAGTGTCAATGACTTTCGTGATGCTTTACGCAAGTATTCTGTAGCACGAGGTTTCTCATGCATTAAAACTGAAAACAATAGCAAACAATTTAGTGCCAAGTGTAAGGGTGAGGGATGTCCTTGGGAAATTTGTGCATCAAAATTGGCTACCTCGAAGCAATTTGTGGTAAGGAAACTGAATGACACCCATACCTGTGGAGCGAAAAAAGTTAGCTCCAAGTGA